The Phalacrocorax aristotelis chromosome 2, bGulAri2.1, whole genome shotgun sequence region ATAATATGTAACAAGAACCATGATACATCACTTGAAAATAAGCTATTGAATACAATTAGTATATCATTCGCAGAgcaatttgtttcttttaaaactactAACTGGGCATCTTGAAATCAGTAATGTATTTAGAGCAGCCCTGTGAGCTGTCACTACCATCATCCACATGTTACAAATGAGGGACAGAGTCAGCAAAAACTAAGGATATGTCAGCAGTGCAATATGATGAAGAGATACTGGTTCAACTCTTGGAAGCAAGACAGCAGCTGTACCATTTCCAGGTCTAAAACTAGCAGCATTATTGGCAAGACATTGACTTACTCACTGTTGGAATTTTTCTAACCAAATGGAGAGACCCACACTGCTGTCTAGTGTTCCTTTGTAGTCCATGGAGTCAGTAAGTACTCAGACAAAACAGTCAGACAAATCTCATCTTAAATACGACCATGTGAAAGGTCAAGTCTTAGTTAAAGATTTCTACATTATAGACATCCCAGTCAATATCAGTTGCTGAAACTTAAGTTTTTTTATGGGCTATTTGGAATACTTTGGGAATTTGTCATCCGTGTATGGAGAGGGCAAATATGACACACAACTTAGGCTAGACCATCAACAGCCAGAGGCTGGACAGGATAACAAAGGTGTCTCAAACAGCATTAGATGCCTAGACTTAGGTAACTAAATGGAGCCTTAAAATTAAGGTGATTTGTTCAGGAGCACGGAGGAAATATAAAATTGGTATAAAGAAAGTGTAAAGAAAGCATGAACTTGTCCAAAAGTTCATTTGGAGATTATAATGTAAAATCAGTATCTTTTTCTTAGGTTTAACATCtacctttgttttttgtttagatGCTGCCATTATTATGTCTTTTTGTGGTATCTCCTTTTCTACGGTTGATTATCAGATATCATTACGAAAATCTCTGCCTGATAAAGATGAATTTCGTGTGCTTCCCAAGTTAGTGTATCTCTTCTATAAACTGCTTACCATCACTTCGTGGATACTCACTATTTCACTGATCACTCTACTAAGTGTTAGAAGTTTTGTAATTCTGCTGGTATTTCTTTGGATCTGTGGCTTCACCTGGACTTTGAAACAACATACGACATTTTGCAAATCTAAGAAGATGGAGTATCTGTATAGAACTATTGTTGGAATAATtctaatttttaccttttttaatgtaaaggggagaaaaacaaaagtttgcatttttatttattatgctACACACAGTGTTGTAACTCTAGGAGCTTTGTTTGTATATATGTTCTGGAAACCTTTCATTATTgaggaaatacattttacagTTGTAAGCATCCTTACCTTTCTTAGTCTGGTGTTaggtattatttttcttgttgtttatTATAGGTGTTTTCATCCCACTGCTTACTGCAAACCGCAGGCATGTTCAGATGAAGTTGATGGAGAGGCAGGACAAAAAGATAGAATGGAAATGGGTAGATTTCAAAATTTCATAATGCAATGAACCGCAtagtttttttttgtgtgtgtgtggatgtCAAAGCAAATACTTGCTGGACAGTCCATTTCTTTGTCATTGTTTCTTGTGTATCATCATTGAGTAGTACATAATGGACCAGAATTCTTGGCTCTGAATAACTATTGTAACTTGTACAAAGCCTTCATAACAtgaatatttctctgtgtgctgGTCAAAGTTACTTTTGGAAAAGAAGCGATTTAATCTATCCATCCAACACAATGCACTGCTTTAGTTTTTAGCAATGCAAATAAGACATAGGAAAAGCTAAAAGTTAATCAAATGAAATCTAGCATTAAAAACATATTCAGTTCACTGTGTTGATTCTGTTAAAAAcaaggcttgctttttttttcttgctggaaggaaagaggagtGCATTTGTAATAACTGAGACCAGTGATCAGTTATCTGCTTCTCCCCATTAGTGTAAAAGCCGCAGTTCTTTAGATAAGCATAGTTACAAACCATACCAGCTTCTCCCTAAATATCCCCTGAAGAAGAATAGCTTTGATTTATGGCTCAATGACTGTCTTGCTACAAGGAAATTTGGGGAGGTATTTTCAAGTACTTTATCTTCTAGGTGTTTTAATAACTCCTTTACTGTTTTTGTTCTGCTAATCTTTCACACAATCTTCTGTATTTAGGGGTGATACCAGCTTGTTGTCCTGGATTATAATAGCAGCCTGAGTGACTTATGGATGGCAACAGGAGTCTTGCATATAAAGGAAGAACTATCTTCCTTGAAgctttcctctcctttgagtTCTAagatataatattttaaatgctggtTTTCACTGAAATAGGTGGCTGTGCAAGGTATGCAGCGGTGCAGCTTCTTTTGTCTCTGTCActggagaaaagagaagcaaCTGTTTTGATACATTGCGCTCACAGGGACTGGGAAATGATGGAATAACCAGCTTGTCCATCAAGATTTTTTGGTAGAAGGCAGAGTGAAATAAGACAACATTTCAGTCATCTGTTCAAATGCTAAATcaacagcaaaggaaacaagGTTGATAGCCACagcttcttcagaaataaaatctaaagGGAAGTCCTTTGGAGCTGATGGGTTTTAAATCTGAATTATGAAAACTGGggctctttctctcccctcctttccccttccagtAATTCACATTTGCAGTTAGAGTAGCCACAGGCAAAGGGAGGAAACAGGGTTTGAGAAAAGAGACTAGAGATAAGAAAAACTGATAAACTTTGCCAGGAACCAAATCCGTTCGCATTATTGATTGACAGCAAACATCCCTGAAATTTTGGGGGAAGGGCTGATGCTTGGTTGACTCTTAGGGTGATGAAAAGCTGTGTTCTGTGCCTCATGTGTCAAGTCAATGGACTGCCTTTTGTTACCCTTCCTGCCTTAGCAGAGCTCAGGGAAGTTTCTAAAtgtgtttctttcctgttgtATTGCCATAGTTCTCTTTACCAGGCCAACCACTTACACCTCCTTAACCCTATTCATGGAAGTTACTTTCTAGATGCATAGCTTGCATTGAACGGTTTGCCTTTCTGAAGATACACATAAAAAAGCAGCATAGTAAGAAGAATTTACTTCTAAAATCCTTCATTTCCACTTAAAGGTAACTAGAATGTGGGTCCAGAAGTTAAGACATAAAAAAAAGGACAATACGTGAGACCTAAGCAATAATTTTCctaaaatgaatataaaaaccAGCACCTTTACTTCTCTTTATTCAGGAAAAGAGAGTTGTCAGCCATGCCAAGGCTACATAGGTAAGAGAAAAAGCCCAGGGCTCCATCCTGCTTCATGCACTGTGATTGCCCCAAGTTCTGTCTCCTTTATCTACAGAGTATTTGTTACTGGTGATGGTGCCCTTGGCAGCAAAATACATGCTGGGTTTTAGGCTGAATGTAGTCTTATTTTGCTGTGAATAAATAGGTTCCTAAACAGTGACAggatcacagactggtaggggatggaagtgacctctggagatcatcttgtccaacccccctgcttgagcaggcacacctagagcagggggcacagaagcacatccaggcaggttttgaatgtctccagggaaggagactccacaacctccctgggcagcctgttcccctgctccGTCACCCTCAtcagaaagaagtttttcctcatgtttaggtggaactccctgtgttccagcttgtgcccatttcccctggtcctgtcattgggcactaatgaaaagagcctagtcccatcgtcctgacacccaccctttagatatttacaggtattgatgacatcccccctcagtcttctccaggctaaacaaacccaagcctctcagcctttccttgtaagggagatgttccagtcccctgatgatcttggtagctctccgctggacttgctcaagcagttgaTGACTATCCCTGTATTTTTTCACACACTTACtgttttttcatctgaaatCCTGAGGAGGGACTAGGGTAAGGTAGGGTAGAAAAGAGAGAATATTATCTCTGCTTgcagaaaattacaaaattttgtCTATTACTTGGAAGAAGACCTGAAACTTTGCACATTATCTAAGAAGCAGTTCTCTGTGGAAATATAAGCTTCTGAGAAGTCCTAGTGTGGGTGTTTCAGCCCTGGGGCCTCCAGGTTCTCTGCCTGCTACCACATGCCAGAAATCTAGAGCCTGAGTTGCTCTGGAAGAAGGTTAGTTTCtggtgaaacaaaaaaaatttgtcttggtgctttatttttttacctttcagtgAACTGGCAAATTCCaagtaaaagtaaatattgCCATCTCTCCGGCCAAATCCtaacattcattttctttcatgggAGAACAGCTGAATGTTGTGCTGATTTCTGTTGTTCTCCTTATGTCTCCCCATTTCATCATCTGTGCCACTAAGAATGGTATCCTGAAGTTGAGTCAGTAAGAAAGGCATCTACGTGGTTATTTATACCATGCTAATACCACACCAAACCCAATTAATAATAGTAGAAACGTAAGTAAGTTTTTACTATTTTATGCTTGTAAATCCTAGTGGGTATAAATTTAGACATATCCTAAAACTGGGAAATGATCCTTTGGGAAATCATGCAGATTCTTTTCATAAAGCTTTAACAGATCTTCAGTATCCTGCCACAGATACTGTAAGAGTCTCCATTTTGCTGTCATCAGTCAGAGGGCCTCAGGAGATGGGAATTCCTGTTAGCTTGTCCCGGGtagacttttatttatttattttcaattttaacatccttcctttcttcatgacctttaatttgaatttttcacTGGATTCCCTTCATTTTCATAGTTATTAAAACAGCCTATCATTCATTTGGTCATTCTAGTTCAGAATcactggagcagggaggaaaaggaagtatGTGAATTGATCCTAGACACATTTCTTATCATCAATGACCACTTCAGACAAAACAAGCAAAGCCCCACTTCACCTAGGTGTAAAGTTCAAACAATAGACCTCATACATATCCTTTCTGTTCCCCAGCTACTCTTAAAATTCAGCTGCCACTCAGTTCATGCATTGTGCCTGACCTTGTCATTTTAATCTAACTGcaaattgaaaacaaatgttttttttcctttttgttaagTATGTCCATTACATCTTACGAGAAGTATTTTaataagttaaataaaaataataaacagtttcttcctgttttgaCTACTGTCAGACCTGGGTAAGAGGGACAACATTcaacaaaactgttttaattatCCTACTAATATTCAGCGTGCCATTTGATGGCATTGGTGAGCTCACCTGATGTACCACAGATAGCACTGATTTATGAAGCCATAATTGGGTTTCCAATAAACATTTGTCAAAATAATGTATTCATTCAAACCAAAGCCTTCTTTATTTATTCATATAAAAGAGCACTTAACTTTCAACAAAGAATTGCCTGCCATCAAAAACACTCCATAAACAGAGGAAATTTATGAAGACACAGTACCAGGGGGTGATCGGTGGAAGACTAAAGTTCACTTTAACCCTTCGGAGTACTGAGTTCCACTTCCTGCTTGTTACTGGTACTATacatatttctttctaaaagccCCAAGCCCAAACATTAAACTTTGTATATTTAAACATTAAAGTACCAGCTCTTTTTTCTACAATCAATATTTGAATGAAGTGCAGATAATCCCTTAGTATCCACCTTCAccaaaaaattttcttcttttgcctcAAATTGGCTAACATATAACAAATAGGAGTCACACTGAAGGCTCCCGCTGTGCGAGTCTTACATTCATTACCTTAGTGAAATGTAGACCTTGGTGGGATAGGGAGTGGTGCTTCAAACTTACCTTAGCCTGCGAACACCTGTTGAAACTACAGCCTGCAGCGGCCTTGATATGATGGTATGTTGGTTTCcatatgtttctgtttttaacacactgtttttatttctgacagTGAACGCAGCTATAAATAGAGCAGAAGGAGAAACGATAGGAAGGGTTTCGAATGCACATTCATGCCTCAGAAACTCTACTGTGATGTTGCTAATCTCAATATAATTACCATTACTTTTACTACTACTGCCACTTTGTCCAGGTG contains the following coding sequences:
- the XKR9 gene encoding XK-related protein 9; protein product: MMTFTKQNFIFLVGGMIIYVVDIGVDFWVASKYFCQGQYCWGILMLCFRGLSSLITQLFSYEWFKNDWEGAGTGKLKWIFLVHVFQCGIFIRYWFALKYGFHAAFKQNSSGDASETDPPNSIHKQAVDIVTDINMLRVFKTFLETTPQLFVQIYVLMEHGKNNFWQYAAIIMSFCGISFSTVDYQISLRKSLPDKDEFRVLPKLVYLFYKLLTITSWILTISLITLLSVRSFVILLVFLWICGFTWTLKQHTTFCKSKKMEYLYRTIVGIILIFTFFNVKGRKTKVCIFIYYATHSVVTLGALFVYMFWKPFIIEEIHFTVVSILTFLSLVLGIIFLVVYYRCFHPTAYCKPQACSDEVDGEAGQKDRMEMGRFQNFIMQ